The Manis javanica isolate MJ-LG chromosome 4, MJ_LKY, whole genome shotgun sequence genome contains a region encoding:
- the LYRM9 gene encoding LYR motif-containing protein 9 — translation MAPLPGAELVQRPLQLYRYLLRCCQQLPTKGIQEHYKHAVRQSFRVHSDEDNPERIQQIIKRAIEDADWIMTKYKTKTETPVPKE, via the exons ATGGCCCCACTACCAGGAGCGGAGCTGGTCCAGAGGCCGCTGCAGCTCTACCGATACCTGCTGCGCTGTTGCCAGCAGCTGCCCACCAAGGGCATCCAGGAGCATTACAAGCATGCTGTCAGGCag AGTTTCAGGGTTCATTCAGATGAAGACAATCCTGAGAGAATCCAGCAGATTATCAAAAGAGCCATTGAAGATGCCGACTGGATCATGACCAAA TATAAAACCAAAACTGAGACTCCAGTGCCTAAAGAGTGA